From a single Miscanthus floridulus cultivar M001 chromosome 8, ASM1932011v1, whole genome shotgun sequence genomic region:
- the LOC136469190 gene encoding uncharacterized protein, whose product MGLSSAMQWWEEWQLRILVLGSLSVQCYLALFASSRKKHIKPLYRLFIWLAYLGGDALAIYALATLFNRNKKDQHQPVNGSRDLEVLWAPILLMHLGGQMNISAYNIEDNELWRRHILTAVAQVTVVAYVFCKSWSPSADKRLLAATILLFVIGVFKCFDKPSALKRASFNSIVSSFRPAPRTKTKKREVELEEYLQETRGRLRVVDERLEQTTTTKDSGKLLLTEEEWVARRNSGVASSSRGGDGKRRGKASSGKKKQVDPNAYWRCGKMGH is encoded by the exons ATGGGCCTTTCAAGTGCCATGCAATGGTGGGAGGAGTGGCAGCTGCGCATCCTCGTCTTGGGCAGCCTCAGCGTTCAGTGCTATCTCGCTCTATTTGCCAGTTCTCGTAAGAAGCATATCAAGCCATTGTATAGATTGTTCATCTGGCTGGCATACCTAGGCGGCGATGCTTTAGCGATTTATGCCCTCGCCACGCTCTTTAATCGCAACAAGAAGGACCAGCACCAGCCTGTAAATGGCAGCCGTGATCTAGAGGTGTTATGGGCCCCTATCTTGCTTATGCACCTCGGTGGACAGATGAATATATCTGCATACAACATAGAAGACAACGAACTATGGAGGCGTCACATTCTTACTGCAGTGGCTCAG GTCACCGTGGTCGCCTACGTGTTTTGCAAGTCATGGTCACCCTCAGCCGATAAGCGGTTATTAGCTGCAACAATTCTGCTCTTCGTCATTGGTGTTTTCAAATGCTTCGATAAACCCTCGGCTCTCAAGAGGGCAAGCTTTAATAGCATAGTCAGCTCTTTCCGTCCTGCCCCGAGGACCAAGACAAAGAAAAGAGAAGTTGAGCTtgaagaatacttacaagaaacACGAG gccgtctacgggtggtggacgagcgcctggagcagacgacaacaacgaaggacagcggtAAGCTgttgctgacagaggaggagtgggttgctcggaggaactccggggtagcctcctccagccgcggtggcgatggcaagcgccgcggcaaggcttcttcggggaagaagaagcaggtcgaccccaacgcctattGGCGCTGCGGGAAGATGGGTCATTAG